From the genome of Poecilia reticulata strain Guanapo linkage group LG22, Guppy_female_1.0+MT, whole genome shotgun sequence:
aaaatgcattttatactCGATACATTCACACTGACATCAGTATTATGACAAAGATAATGTCTTGTAGGAGAGGTGGACAAAATGAAACGTCAACAACTGAGTCAATACAAAAGCTTTGGCAAGGATGCATACAAattatcaataataaaaaaaagtaaactatCTTTTAGAGAAAACCCATGTACAAAATGAGCAGTAGAGAAGAAGAGTCCAGTGCATGTTCAGTCTTTTTTAGGTAAAATGCAAGCAGCCATGTTTGCTGCTCACTTTGTCCCTCTGGTGTCTCAGGAGTGAGAAAGGtccatgcatatttttttttaggtaaattgATTTTCTTATTAGAAACCagcaataattttaaaaagtatttttaaaatacaaaatattcaaTTGAAATAAAGCCATTTTCCCGATTTTGTAGtcaaaaatgatctgaaacaaacCTTTGTCTCATATTCTGACATGATTCACCATGTGACATCACTGCCCATATATGGTAAGGGTGAGTGTTTTAGAGTATGTGCCTCATCCTGTGACATCAATGCCCATATATGGTACGGGTCAGCCAGTTGAAGTAGATGTTTTAGACATTCATCAGCATGTAATCCTGTTTCTCTGGATTAGCCATTTTGGTGAAATGTGGAGCTAAATATCTGTGGGGAGAAATAATGCTAacttgtaacaaaaaaaaacaacttaactCCATGCAGATTACTTTTGCGCTTTGGCCTCAAACCATTTCCAATCCCACTAATGCCAGTTGATGCATATTTCACACATACTGAGGATCTTACTAGAAGCACTTTTCTGCCACCTAGTGGTCAGAGCTATGCCTAATTAGGCCTAATTTTGCTAATTTGATAACAAAACACTTAAACTGGCTAGAAAGACAAGAGGAAACGAAACAGTACCTTCTGGACTAGGTTATAAAAATGGGTCAAGTGATTTTTTTGAAATCTTAGACATGAAAGAATATCAAACTAATTTGTCAACTCGCCTGTTGTTGACCTCAAAAAGGCGGAATGGCTCATGATTCAATTTAATACTTTGAAATCAAAATATTACTTGGTTTTCATTACTTGTTTCCAATGAGAGCATCCACATACCAAAGTATGCACAGAATGAGAAAGATGGCATTTGTTCAGTGTCTACTTGGAGCTGGCAGGTACTAGCATGCTCAGCGTGCCAATGGCAGCTTTAGGGGGAGGAGTTTTGTCTGCAGCCATTTTGCTTAGATTGCGAACATCCGCCTGCCAGGTGGGGATCTTCTTTGTGGTCATGTGACGGCGAGCATGTTTGGTCAGGTGGTCGCTGCGCATGAATCGCCGATCGCATACCGGACAGACAAATTTCTTCTCGCCCGTGTGCGTGCGCCGGTGTCGGGACAGCTCATCGGAGCGGGCGAACCTCTTATCACACCCgtcccagctgcagctgaatggtttCTCACCTTCGGGAGGAAAACAGAAggacagacaggaaaaacaaatgagtCACGATGTTGACATCAAAACTCAACACGTCGATTCTCATATGATGATCTCAATCGTGTTTCTCTATGAAATACCCGGACACACAAGCTATGTTTCCATGAACaataaaattgcgcaaattggaattctaaaaataaacttgcttaATTGAAAAAAGCCAATAGCATTAGAATTAGGTGGTGTTTTGActgtatcaaaaataaaaggagacactttttttcacatcacactaGTCATGAGATCAataaccagatgttactactggcggaaaaaacgaaaaagacaacaggaagtggcaggaggatgatggcctagtatatttttaaacaacttatAGGgggaacaaacttatttgcgtgTAATAtcaattgcatttcttatttaatggaaaaaccacaattgagaaattgtgttttttcaactttgctggaatatcaacaaagttttgcgcacatttgtaatggaaacacagcttgtGCCAGCCACCAATCAAGAAAGGGCCTCACCTGTGTGTGTCCGTAAATGAGCCTTGAGGTGTGAGCTCTTGAAGTAAGTTTTTCTGCAACCTGTAAAGCTGCAGATGTAGTTTCTCCTGCGAGAAAAGTCCATTTTTGTGGCTGCCGTGTTGCTGCAGGGCCCAGCCGGCATGTACACGGGGGCTGGGGCTAGAGGTAGCAGTTTGGTGTTGCCCAGAGTCATGACAGTCTGTTGGCCCTGAGAGGCCTGGGGGACCGAGGAATGAGGGAGGACCAGCATTACCGtggcctgtggcactgctgagccCACAATAAGGGGCTGCTGGAGGGAGGGGCTGTTGGCTGAAGCGGGATGGGGGAGGATGGGTGTTGTGGCAGTCCGAATTCCAGTACCGGAGGTCTGACCTGGACTGGGGATGAACGCTGAGATTATTCCCGATTGGCTGCAGATGGGGAACATCTGGCAGATGATTTGTGGACTGGTCACTGAAGTAGGAGAGAGGGTGGTTGGGGGGCCTGTGGGTGGGTTTTGTGGTTGGGTGTAGACAGTGGAGGTGGCGACAATGTCCAAGGAAGGTTTAGAGGGACTGACAGGGTGCTGTGTTGCTACTGCAGGAGGAGACGGAGGTGTGTTTGTGATGCAttcctgttgctgctgcatGCACACTATTGTTCCTGTTGCAGTCACTGTGCTCGCAGTTTTCTGTGAAATGGAGGTGACTGGAATGTGGCGCTGCTGGCACAGGTCTCTGTCCGCAGTGTGCCTGATGACACTGGTCGCCATGGCTCTGCAGGGGTGCGGCGGAGCAGGCAGGGACAGGGTCCTTTCAGGAGTGTGGGCCAGGTTGGGTTGATGGAGCTCAGGTCCAGAGAATGCCGTGGACACGGTGGGTGCCGGGGAAGACTGGACCGTGCCGCTTGAAGAGATCTCAACAAAGCTGGGGCTGTGGGGAGGTGTCATACACTGGAAAGAAATGAGGAAGGATTAATGCTATAAAAACTCTTTACAGAAACACAGTCCAATGAAATCAATTGTATTATCAGACAAAGATAGCCAAACTAAATGTGTTTAGAGTTTGAAGACCCTATTTAAGTTAATTCTACGCCAATTAAAGGAGATgattttgactaggccagtctaaaacttcatttttattctttttaaccACTCAGACGTGGACTTGCTGGGTCATTTTCTTGCTGCTTAACCCAAGTTTGGATGAGGATTTATAGTTTCACAGACATGAAGCAACAAAACAGCCCAAGACAACATACTACCAATACCTTGTGGTGAATCCAGAGTATGCATGATGATTTTCTAAACAACAGATCTAGTTTTCACCTTCCACCTGGCATtgcacagaatattttcccaaaaaggaggttttctgcaaaaatgtaaGAGAGACTTGGTGTTCTTAGAACTCTCCCATGggtttaattttgttattaaatcatGAGTACTACCCTGGATGAGTCGTAATTTTGGTAGGTCGACCAGTCCTGGGAGGGTTCACCACTGCatagtatttttttccaccaccatcattaactggagtcccaaaatgtggaaagaacCGAGACTTTGTAGCCAATTTACTGTTGTCAGGCAGATTCAATGTAAGTGTTTCTAGAGTTCTTACTTCATGAACAATTTCCCTGGATGGTTTGAAAATAGGACTGGCCATTTATTGTatagtttatcatttattgtgatacatttttatcatgataagaattttgatttatggttttcacaataaattcccattaatgatgtttaaaaaaacctaaactaTTGTCAGTTTCTATACTGTTTGTTAAATGTGAGTATCAATGAATACCGATACATTTGAAAAGTACAAATCACACTTTTCTGTCCTGAAGAAGAGCATTACAAATGGGAAGGTTTTTCAACAGTactaatttgtgtttgtgggtctTTGATTGCCATACAATTACCTCAAAAAGAAGTTATAAATAGTTCTTACTGTCACTTTTATCAATATCaaaatagtaccacaaaatattgcaataaaactttaagtACATATTGCCCACCtctattttaagtttttttcttgaacttcataaataaaatatgtgtttgtAAACTGTTTCTTGTAGTTTTTCAAGTTGCCTAAGCatgacaaaaaccaaaaatcaaGGAACTACGTACTTTTTCACCACACTGAaagtatcacataaaatatccaGGTGCATAAGTGACGCAGCTGAACTATAAACTGTGATTCTATGGGTTTGCATCGCACTGTTTGACAAGCTCTTACCAGAGAGGAGAGGGACACAAAGTCCCGTGGGGACTCCTGGAGCTCCAGCGGCAGGAGGGAGTCGCAGGAATCAGAAGCCGGAGTGAGGGGCCGGGGCTTGCAGGGGTTCAGCTTgttgctgccgccgccgccgagAAACACAGGTTGACCCCAGGAGCTCATACACACCAGAGCTTCAGCCGCCTCCAGATCAGTGTACTCCAAAGCAGAAGAACAGCTGCTGGTTCCACTGGAGACAAATTGTTCGTTGTCGTGCCTTCTTCTCTTCAGGCACGGCCCGCACTGATCCATATGTACAGCCTAGGaggaacaaagaaacaaagctgtGTTTTTAACCCACTATTATGCCGTAGTGGTTGAGTTTAATCAGTTATGACTGACTAAAGGAAACTGAGTCTTGTACTGTAAAATACAGCAGCTGTATCTGCTCAGTATGGCTGAATTTCCCGGGCCAAACTGGATGATGCTACCACTGTGGGAGAGAGGGGGGTTGTTGGTGACTACACCCTAACCCTGCATGCACTCCCTCTGGATTGAAGCCAGAACGCCTCCCCTTCCCAAATATAGACCCAGCAGTGACGTGCTGCCAGATCAGCCATGTGAAATCCCCATAAAGCGGTTCGCATCAGGAAGTAGTCTTGGCAATGAAACAACTTTGTCTTATCATTTATcaagaaacacaaattattttactgagTCACCAACCACTTTGATCAGACTGCCTTccggctatttttttttatttttattttttaaatttatacaataatacattttgtattaaagacagaaaaaaagttccttaaataaatacatagttCAACTATGATCAGTATAAAATATATCATTAAAAACTTTGACAATGTGTGTAAATTAGTTCCTGACAAGGGTTTTATAGCAGGGAGTAAGCAAGAGAACATTATGTGActgtttggaaaacaaaataaacaaagatttttaaaatcaactcaCCTCTTGTAAGTCCATGTCATTAATATTTCCTGACGCCTCTGaagcaaacagagagaaaaaatgtcCCGTTAATTTTGTTGAAGCCAGTGTGGAACAAAGGGAGCTTCAGCCTGGTCCAGGATGGACTTCAGAtcgtctctctttttttcctctcagctgAGCTGTGTGTGTAAAACATGGGTagggacagaaaaacaaaactcacaaCACGTATTCACGGGTGGCAACACTCAGCCAATCGCCGTACGGCGAGTGCGGCGCGCTGACCAATGGGAGAGCAGAAAGCGCGTGAACAGTGCGTGCTCGCTGGACGGTTGGAGGAAATAGGGTGCGTGGCCGTTGGTGGGCGTGGCCACAGAGTCAGCAGTGTCAGGGTGAACCCAGTGAACTGGCAGTCGCTGAAGTGGGCGAAAGGTCGGCTCGGTCTATGCTGCGTTTGAGGATAGTTGGAATAAATTTAGAAATGAATTCAGTTTAGTTGTCAGGCGAAGTTTATCAATTTAGCTGAGCTGTGAACAAGTATTTGCACCCTTAATGATTTTTCACTTTGTAAAggtgaaaaacaacttttactaTCAAGTCAAACATTACCTGACTAACTTAGAATACaggttttgaaataattattttatttaaaaaggaagatAAGGATAAGGAATGCGGAAAATAAATTATCCAAACAAACCTAACCTGTATTTGGCCACCAGCTGCCAACATTTCCTTAGCAATTTTGTCAAAATTGACAACAGA
Proteins encoded in this window:
- the LOC103458867 gene encoding Krueppel-like factor 11, with the translated sequence MDLQEAVHMDQCGPCLKRRRHDNEQFVSSGTSSCSSALEYTDLEAAEALVCMSSWGQPVFLGGGGSNKLNPCKPRPLTPASDSCDSLLPLELQESPRDFVSLSSLCMTPPHSPSFVEISSSGTVQSSPAPTVSTAFSGPELHQPNLAHTPERTLSLPAPPHPCRAMATSVIRHTADRDLCQQRHIPVTSISQKTASTVTATGTIVCMQQQQECITNTPPSPPAVATQHPVSPSKPSLDIVATSTVYTQPQNPPTGPPTTLSPTSVTSPQIICQMFPICSQSGIISAFIPSPGQTSGTGIRTATTPILPHPASANSPSLQQPLIVGSAVPQATVMLVLPHSSVPQASQGQQTVMTLGNTKLLPLAPAPVYMPAGPCSNTAATKMDFSRRRNYICSFTGCRKTYFKSSHLKAHLRTHTGEKPFSCSWDGCDKRFARSDELSRHRRTHTGEKKFVCPVCDRRFMRSDHLTKHARRHMTTKKIPTWQADVRNLSKMAADKTPPPKAAIGTLSMLVPASSK